In Candidatus Bathyarchaeia archaeon, the genomic stretch GATGACCTTTGTTGAAGGTTGCAAAAATCCCAGGGCCGTCACAATACTGGTTCGGGGAGGAACCGAGAGAATCGTGGATGAAGCGGAGAGAGCCATACATGACGCTTTATGCGTGGTCAGAGACGTGGTCAGGGATCCGAGAATCGTCGCTGGGGGAGGAGCCCCCGAGGCTGAGACCGCTAGGAGGATTAGGGAGCACGCTGAAACCCTAGCCGGAAAAGAGCAGCTGGCCGTCCAAGCCTTCGCCGATGCCTTGGAAGCCATACCGCTGACATTGGCCGAGAACTCTGGGCTAGACCCGATCGACACGATCACAGAGCTTAGGGCCAGACATGACAAGGGGGAGGTTTGGGCGGGCATCGATCCCTTTGGAGGCAAGGTAGAGGACATGGCTAAAAAAGACGTGTACGAGCCCCTAGCGGTGAAGGTTCAAGTCGTGAAATCAGCCAGCGAGGCCGCGACAATGATCCTGAAGATCGACGACGTCATAGCTGCCTCCAAGATGAAGGAGGAGAAAGGGCCATCTAAGGGGCCAGAGGAGGGTGGCGAAGAAACCTCCACGAGCGAAGACTAAGCTCTCCCCCCTCCAAGTTCAAATAGGCCCAAGGAAGCTAACTCGGTTCGAGAAAGCTCGAGTCGTAGGGGCGAGGGCCCTACAAATCGCCATGGGGGCCCCAGTCCTGATAGAGGTCACTGGGCACGAGAAAAACCCCATCGATATAGCCTTAAAGGAGCTGGAGGAAGGTGTCCTGCCTATGAGCATCAGAAGAACACTGCCTGACGGTACCAGCGAGAACATACCTATACAACTGCTATTACCCGAGAAGAAGAGGATGGAAAAAACCTAAGAAATCCCCAAACCCTTTTTCAATTCAAAGGCCTTAAACCACATCCCTTATCTTTTATTACACGTTCTTCCTCTAAACCTGACCTGCAGGGCTGAGAAATCTACGCGATTCGTTATATTTGCCTTACCATAATATACGCGTCGGACCCATCATGGTAATAGGCTGGAATCCTCCTGGTGACCGTGAAACCCATCTTCCGATACAATTCGATTCCAGGCAGGTTTGCCGTCCTCACCTCTAGGTAGCATTCTCGAGCGCCACGGGAGGATAGGCCGTTTAAAGCCTGGGTAAGTAGCCGCAGCCCGATCCCCATCCTTCTAAATCCTTCGAGCACGGCTATAGAGACCAAATGCCCCTTCTTAACCATCTTTAACCTGTTCAGCTCGGAGAAACCGTACTCCAATCGACACATTACGTATCCCACCGTCGCGGGGCCGGCTTGAGCTATTAGAAATCCTTCAGGACAGTTTCGATAGATTTCCAAGAAGAAGCTGGGAGAATAGTTTTCGGGGAGGCATCTCCTATTGATCTCCATCACAGAGGACAAGTCGCTGGGCGTGAAACTTCTCACTTGAAACTCTTCTAAGTAAACCAAGCGCGTGCACCGTTGGATTAGCCCATTAAATGAGTCTTAGGTTGGTTATAAAACAGTATTGGTGTGGAATGCGCCCCAACGACCGAAGCAGTGACCAATCGAACGGTTAAGGGTGATTGGTTAGATAATAGTTTAAATATCTTGGTCAGCCTGCTTTCGCTGTAACCGTTGAGGTGGGTTTGTTGGACGAGAGGTATAGCGGCTATGGGTTTGAGCAGCCCAGCCTTAGCTTTCTAGAGTTGAAACAGATGGTGGGAGAGAGCTTCCCCTTGCTGGACGCCTACATCGATGAACGGGGGGTTCCCACCTTCACGGTAACCAACGTCAGTAAGCTAGGGTTTAAGGCGTTAACCGTTAAGCTGGAGAGGTTTAGACTTATCCCGACGTTGAGAAAGGTCGGTGACGCTGTTATGCTCAGGGTTTTCATGAAACCGCCTAGGGCGAAGCCGAGGAGCGTGTTGGTGAACTTCCTGTTGCTGGCTGCGACCTTGGGGACCATCTACCTCGCAGGGTACTATGGGTTCGTCAGCACACCGGTTTTAACCGAGGTTTTGATGAAGGACGCGAACGTATACCTTCAATCAGCCGCCTTCGCCGTCTCACTTTTCGGCATCATAGGCCTCCACGAGCTTGGCCACCTCATAGTCTGCCGCATTCATGGAATGGACTTCTCCTTACCATACTTCATACCAGGTCCACCGCCCTTTGGAACGTTCGGCGCCGTGGTTTCGCTCAGAAGCCCGCCTCGAAACCGAGATGAGCTGTTCGACACTGGGTTCGCTGGACCCCTAGCCGGATTCGTCGCAACCATCGCTGTGTCGGCTCTCAGCCTCAAGCAGGGATTCTTAGTCCCCGCCCATCAAGCAGCAGCCTGGGCCGAGAAGGGTTGGGTGAAAATGGTTGGATGGCCCATGATCCCATTGATCTTCGAATTGATTCAACCCTTGGTGAGGCCAATTCCAGCGGGTTTCAACCTCATCCTCACCCATGTGGAGTTCGCGGCTTGGGTAGGCGCGTTGGTCACATTTCTCAACATCCTACCAGTATGGCAACTGGACGGAGGACACATCTCCAGGGCTATGTGGGGGGAGAAGGGACATCGATACGCATCATTCATCGGGCTGGGAGTCCTCTTTGCCACGGGATACTGGTTCTTCGCCTTATTCCTGCTTTTCTGGATGTTTGGCTCCAAGAGAGGTGTCAGTGGAGCAGAACCCCTGGACGACGTTTCACCCCTCAGCCCAGGAAGGAGAATGCTCTACCTCGCCGCCCTCATCGTTCTAGGGCTGAGCTTCGTAGTGATCACACCCATCTTCTAGCCCTCCAGAGAATATTATTCAAACCACAAGAGAGGTCGAGAGCTCGGACGATGATCGTGAAAACCGAGGCTCGCTGGAACCCCTTGAGAAACGTGGTGTTAAAACTGTTTCGGGTTCAAAACACATCCCTGGATATGGTTGTAAGAATCGGAAACTGTAGTGAATTATTTAATTAATAGCATGCGCCGTAATGGTATTGTTTTGTCGTGAGGTGTGCGGGAAGTGGTGGGGAAGGAGAATCACCTCGTTGTTTACGTGTTGATGTTGACGAAAGCGGGTAAGGAGAAGGCCGTGGCCAACCGGGCTCGTGGCTATCCAGGTGTTACCGAGGCCCATACCGTTTATGGGGAGTACGATGTGGTGGTTAGGATTGAGCTTAGCGATCTATCCATCTTGGAGCAGACGGTGACTTTAATTAGGAGGATTCCAGGGGTCTTGAGGACGGCGACCTTGATTTCCATGGGTTAGGTTTTTCATCTAGGGAGGTTCGTCTCGGGTTCGTTGATTTTTACTCTTCTTTCTGTGGGTTTATGCCTGTAAACCAGTTAAACAGGTCTGTTTTGTCTAGGCTTGGGTCGGATAAGAGGATGGCCTCCACTTCCTCCACGAATTCCTTAGCGAACAGGGATGGTAGGGTGACGTTTTCGTCGATGAGGTCGATGGGGTATGGGAACCCAGTAGCGGGGCTGCAGTTTTCTTTCGTGAAGTAGCCCGCTACTTCTTCAACGGACATGTCACGGTGCATTTCAAAGCAGAAGGGTGGAGCCGCGGCGTGGGGTCGATGGAAGTATCGGTGGATTTTCAGCAGTGGAGCAGGGCTCATGTTGAGATTTGCTTTCACCCCTTGAGCGAACTCCCTCCTGGCTTCCTTTAACGCGGATTCTGGGTCCGAGTATCCGGAACGAGACATGACGCCCTTCAACAACGTATAGTATTGGTATTCTTCTGGCTTCTGGAATAGTGATCCATAGTCGAACCACTTACCCTCAGGCATGAGATAGGTGAGGATGGCTCGGTCGTTTCGGTGGAGACATCGGTTAACCCCCTCCTTGTAGGCGATCCATCCGTCGATGGCCGATGTTCTCACCCGTTTTACCACTCCCACAGCCCTCCGGGACTCCAGAACCCGTAAAGAGAGGTCTCTAACCTCGTCGATGAGGTCCGAAATCCTCCTGTACCCGTCTGTTTCAAGCCTTTTTCTTCGAATGACGTTGCAGCCGGCTCTGAACCCGAAGAAGCTTCCATCCAGCAAAACGAGGTCAACACCCTTCTCGTCCAGGCATTTGAGGGCGACCTCCCTTTCCAGCTTGGTGGTGAGAAGCCTCAGGGTTTTCACGGTGACCTCGGGGTTTCCCAGCTGGTCTCTGCTTAGGCTTCCAGCTT encodes the following:
- a CDS encoding site-2 protease family protein; translation: MDERYSGYGFEQPSLSFLELKQMVGESFPLLDAYIDERGVPTFTVTNVSKLGFKALTVKLERFRLIPTLRKVGDAVMLRVFMKPPRAKPRSVLVNFLLLAATLGTIYLAGYYGFVSTPVLTEVLMKDANVYLQSAAFAVSLFGIIGLHELGHLIVCRIHGMDFSLPYFIPGPPPFGTFGAVVSLRSPPRNRDELFDTGFAGPLAGFVATIAVSALSLKQGFLVPAHQAAAWAEKGWVKMVGWPMIPLIFELIQPLVRPIPAGFNLILTHVEFAAWVGALVTFLNILPVWQLDGGHISRAMWGEKGHRYASFIGLGVLFATGYWFFALFLLFWMFGSKRGVSGAEPLDDVSPLSPGRRMLYLAALIVLGLSFVVITPIF
- a CDS encoding DNA-directed RNA polymerase subunit K, whose amino-acid sequence is MAKKPPRAKTKLSPLQVQIGPRKLTRFEKARVVGARALQIAMGAPVLIEVTGHEKNPIDIALKELEEGVLPMSIRRTLPDGTSENIPIQLLLPEKKRMEKT
- a CDS encoding DNA double-strand break repair nuclease NurA encodes the protein AAVDGSDSPVLSERVGARYGTYAAGYMIFHRGRIIDEDYQAGSLSRDQLGNPEVTVKTLRLLTTKLEREVALKCLDEKGVDLVLLDGSFFGFRAGCNVIRRKRLETDGYRRISDLIDEVRDLSLRVLESRRAVGVVKRVRTSAIDGWIAYKEGVNRCLHRNDRAILTYLMPEGKWFDYGSLFQKPEEYQYYTLLKGVMSRSGYSDPESALKEARREFAQGVKANLNMSPAPLLKIHRYFHRPHAAAPPFCFEMHRDMSVEEVAGYFTKENCSPATGFPYPIDLIDENVTLPSLFAKEFVEEVEAILLSDPSLDKTDLFNWFTGINPQKEE
- a CDS encoding N-acetyltransferase, producing the protein MVYLEEFQVRSFTPSDLSSVMEINRRCLPENYSPSFFLEIYRNCPEGFLIAQAGPATVGYVMCRLEYGFSELNRLKMVKKGHLVSIAVLEGFRRMGIGLRLLTQALNGLSSRGARECYLEVRTANLPGIELYRKMGFTVTRRIPAYYHDGSDAYIMVRQI
- a CDS encoding Lrp/AsnC ligand binding domain-containing protein; amino-acid sequence: MVGKENHLVVYVLMLTKAGKEKAVANRARGYPGVTEAHTVYGEYDVVVRIELSDLSILEQTVTLIRRIPGVLRTATLISMG